The window CAATACCAGCGTCAAGATCCTGGCCGCCCTGCTCGGCCTGCGGCCACGAGGGTCGAGTCTCGACGAATTGTGGCAGCGGTTTGAGAATGCCCACGAGGGTCGGGTCGTCTTCGTGCTCGATGAGGTCGACCTGATCAGCGAGAAGGACCGACACAAGGACATCCTTTATCTTCTCAGTCGCTCGACCAGGAATTATATGGCGGTCCTTTTGAGCAATAACCCCAAGTTCCTCAACCTGCTCGATGAGAGCATCAAGAGCACGCTGCAACCGGAGATCGTGCACTTTCGCAACTATGACGCCACCGAGATCGAGCGCATTCTCCTGGATCGCGCGCGAATCGGCCTGAAGACAACACCGGCGGGCACACCCAGTGAGATCGCCGCCATGACCGCCAGGAACACCAATTCCGACGTGCGCGTGGCCATCAAGACGCTCTACCTATGGGCCCTGGAGCCGCAGACGGCCATTGCCGAACACTTCGAGAAGGCCAGACGCGACATCATGTTCGATGTGATCCGGGACCTCAACGACCGCAACCTCCTGATCCTCCGGGCCGTCCTCGATGAGTCCGACGGCTTTGCCAAAGACGTCTACGAGACCTATCGCCGCAGAAGCGCCCAAGTCCACGAAGAGCCCTTCAGCTACATGCACTTCTATTCGAATCTCTCCTATCTTCAGAGCCTTGGCCTGCTCGTTCTGATCTCGACCAAGGTCAACCGC of the Anaerobaca lacustris genome contains:
- a CDS encoding Cdc6/Cdc18 family protein is translated as MDIDQYLSEKQAALDKGADRIRNFEVFDFNYVPEKPLMREEVKPVIDALLRYQQTGIANNVLVLGSRGSGKSVLARCLMNLMSQQGQAAFAYANCRQHNTSVKILAALLGLRPRGSSLDELWQRFENAHEGRVVFVLDEVDLISEKDRHKDILYLLSRSTRNYMAVLLSNNPKFLNLLDESIKSTLQPEIVHFRNYDATEIERILLDRARIGLKTTPAGTPSEIAAMTARNTNSDVRVAIKTLYLWALEPQTAIAEHFEKARRDIMFDVIRDLNDRNLLILRAVLDESDGFAKDVYETYRRRSAQVHEEPFSYMHFYSNLSYLQSLGLLVLISTKVNRTYTNRIQLTFDPSILDAVWTMRFA